A stretch of the Candidatus Curtissbacteria bacterium genome encodes the following:
- a CDS encoding PEGA domain-containing protein, protein MSRKLLHVTCYLTLVTLLTGCTVVGGPKAAALKVTSTPQSSIFLDGKHVGKTPFFSDQLKDQEYMVKITAGEATYVEKVTLVENTLTVVNRELNNNFLAQSGEILSLQPGKKGIFVTSTPDEADVAIDGKSYGKTPIQIEEIEEGEHKLILSHRGYLERTITVKTSPDFQVVAHVTLASEIAKGVTAAPGLPEEPEKVEILATPLGFLRVRRESTLTSPEIGRVKTGDQLEILQEIQGWVQIKFEGKQGWVSTEYTKKLPRN, encoded by the coding sequence GTGTCAAGAAAGCTCCTACATGTCACATGTTACCTGACACTTGTTACACTCCTAACTGGCTGCACAGTCGTGGGTGGCCCCAAAGCCGCAGCCTTAAAAGTAACCTCAACGCCCCAATCTTCAATATTCCTGGACGGGAAACATGTCGGCAAAACCCCCTTTTTCTCTGACCAACTCAAAGACCAGGAGTATATGGTTAAAATAACCGCGGGCGAGGCGACATACGTAGAAAAGGTAACTTTGGTCGAAAATACCCTCACAGTCGTCAATCGCGAACTCAATAACAACTTTTTAGCCCAATCCGGCGAAATACTTAGCCTCCAGCCTGGTAAAAAGGGTATTTTTGTTACATCCACGCCTGACGAGGCTGATGTTGCCATCGACGGCAAATCATATGGGAAGACACCCATCCAGATTGAAGAAATAGAAGAAGGAGAGCATAAATTAATACTTTCCCATCGTGGCTATTTAGAAAGAACGATAACCGTTAAAACGTCCCCAGATTTCCAAGTTGTCGCGCACGTAACTCTCGCGTCCGAAATAGCCAAAGGAGTTACAGCTGCTCCCGGACTCCCGGAAGAGCCTGAGAAAGTTGAAATTTTGGCGACTCCGCTTGGGTTCCTTCGCGTCAGGCGTGAATCTACGCTCACCAGCCCGGAAATAGGCAGAGTAAAAACAGGCGACCAGCTTGAAATATTACAAGAAATTCAAGGTTGGGTTCAGATAAAATTCGAGGGGAAACAAGGCTGGGTCTCAACGGAATACACAAAGAAACTGCCCAGGAATTAA
- a CDS encoding M23 family metallopeptidase, translating to MKNIQILQPAISELKVQAQAQAEKALKRARQIEAKQIALNGLKFTKFQLSIRPRLRLLAKVLPVLTIAFIATSQIASFVEPKTAEVKINGQPILVAEHVEGDANVVEIAQSVGAKLSPFEFRMPVGGNISQGFSGYHRAFDITSPLGTPIKPVGAGTVEFAGFVSDGKGNLVVIDHGDGLKTAYAHMGKIYVKPGSTVNTQTDLGTIGLTGRTTGAHVHFELYDNGVAVNPGNLLPSAEGNLK from the coding sequence ATGAAAAACATACAAATACTACAACCTGCCATATCTGAGCTTAAAGTCCAGGCTCAGGCACAAGCTGAAAAGGCTCTCAAAAGGGCTCGTCAAATCGAGGCTAAACAAATAGCCCTTAACGGCTTAAAGTTCACCAAGTTTCAACTTTCTATTAGACCAAGGCTTAGATTGCTTGCCAAGGTACTTCCTGTACTTACCATTGCTTTTATAGCGACAAGCCAAATTGCTTCATTTGTTGAGCCTAAGACCGCTGAAGTAAAAATCAACGGCCAGCCTATTTTGGTTGCTGAGCACGTTGAAGGCGATGCCAACGTTGTTGAGATTGCACAAAGTGTAGGCGCTAAGTTGTCTCCTTTTGAGTTCAGAATGCCTGTTGGCGGAAATATTTCACAAGGATTTAGTGGATACCATAGAGCTTTCGACATTACGTCCCCTCTTGGTACGCCTATTAAGCCAGTTGGTGCTGGTACAGTTGAGTTTGCCGGCTTCGTTTCCGACGGTAAAGGTAACTTAGTTGTTATTGACCACGGTGACGGGCTTAAAACTGCTTATGCTCACATGGGTAAGATTTACGTTAAACCTGGTTCTACAGTTAATACGCAAACTGACCTTGGTACTATTGGTCTTACGGGTCGTACTACAGGAGCCCATGTCCACTTTGAGCTTTACGATAATGGTGTTGCGGTAAACCCTGGAAACTTACTCCCGAGCGCAGAAGGCAACCTAAAGTAA
- a CDS encoding PH domain-containing protein — MANKSPSEKQKKRLAKFLTSDEKPELVSSIGKRYFWIKVILIFIIPLIWFYASFLMLLGFFDIQGYSYLKYFGIFPLFVLIAKLKSSSQLIRQKQSYIYALTNKRLLIITGIFSRKILSAPLERITHVTVEQSVAQRYLYNNGNLVVITAGYDQREIVIENIGDPVKFKIMIEELSDRDDTKEEDDTPIRKL; from the coding sequence GTGGCCAATAAATCCCCCTCCGAAAAGCAAAAAAAAAGACTCGCCAAGTTCTTGACGAGCGATGAAAAGCCAGAGCTAGTCTCATCTATAGGGAAACGCTATTTCTGGATCAAGGTTATTCTAATCTTCATAATCCCATTAATCTGGTTTTACGCTTCTTTTTTAATGCTCCTTGGCTTTTTTGATATCCAAGGTTATTCGTACCTAAAATACTTTGGAATCTTCCCGCTTTTTGTGTTGATCGCAAAACTAAAAAGCTCCAGCCAGCTTATCAGGCAAAAACAATCGTATATTTACGCCCTGACAAATAAACGCCTTTTGATAATAACGGGCATATTTTCCAGAAAAATCCTAAGCGCTCCACTCGAGCGTATTACGCACGTGACAGTGGAACAATCAGTAGCGCAGCGGTACCTTTATAATAATGGAAATTTAGTAGTAATTACCGCTGGCTACGATCAAAGAGAAATTGTTATCGAAAATATAGGAGACCCAGTGAAATTTAAGATTATGATCGAGGAACTATCAGACAGAGACGATACCAAAGAGGAAGACGATACCCCTATCCGCAAGCTTTAA